In Deinococcus seoulensis, the genomic window TGAGAGAAAGCAGCTCGACCTGGTTCTTTCGGAACTCCGGGAAGTGCGCGGTAAAGCAGCGGGTCAGCTTGGCCAGGACATCGGGAGACGCGTTCTGTTCTCGCGTCTCAGCCGACCTTTCTCAAGCCCCCCGGGAAAGTGTCGGGTACTGAGGGGAACACCTGACCTGCATGGCTCTCCGAAAACACCTCATGAACAGCCACTGCCACAAAGTGTGAATCGAACATGAGCGCATCATGGTAATTTCCCAAATGAGGTAAAGATGAAGCACAAGGCACAACTCGCTTGTTCAGTCCTGACGTCCCTTCTCTTCGCGTCCTGCACGCAGGCCCCCACGCCAGAAACGGCAAAGTCAGACGCCAGCATGCTGAAGGGAGACGACCCAAGCGTTTTTCAACAACGCGGTCAACCGATTCGACTCGGTTCCCAGAGCATCGGCCTGCAGAGCTCCAACACACCGGTCAGCAGCATCAAATACCTGCCTCAGGCAGCGGCACCCTTCGGGCCCAAAACCTATACGCGGCAAACCGGCGCGCCTCAGACGATCAGCGACACATTCAGCGCCGAAGCCGGATCCTCTCTCATCACTTTCGATGTGCAGGGCGTCTCGGCCGGTGAGGTTGTCCTCAACGGAGCACCGCTGCTCACACCCAGCGACTTCAACGGCCACAACGCGAAACTCGAACGTCAGGTCACCCTGGCCAAAAAGAACACGCTCACGGTGAACCTGGCTGGTACACCCGGAACGTCTCTGACCGTCACCACACAGGCTGCGAGACCCGCGCCGCTGACCGGACGCCTGGTTGACGCTTCCGGCCAGCCTCTGGCGGGTCTCGTGACGGTACAGTTTATTGAAGGTGGTCAGACGGCGACGGCCCAGGTGGACGCCAGCGGCGTGTTCAGTTTTGACACGCTGCCCAGCACAGGGAAATTCATCGTAAGTGGCGAGAGTGCCGACCTGTACGGCTCACTGTCTGGTGCGTTGAGCGCGAAAACTGGGCAGGCGCAGGTGCAATTGGTTCTGAACCCGCAGGGTAACTCCATTGTGCGTGGAACGGTGCGTTCCGAAAGTGGCGCACCTGTGCCAAACGCCCTGGTCACCCTCTCCTTCGCCGAGCGGCCCCTGACCAAGACGGTTGTGAGCGACGCGAACGGAACGTACGTCGTAGACCAACTCCCAAATTACGGCAGTCTCGCCGTCACTGCGTACGACCCCGTGACGAGCGTCAGCGCCACGAAGTTCAGCTACCTGGTGTACGCCGGCCAGACACAGGCCGTCGACCTGGTTGTCAAACCCATGCCAATCGTCCAACCGGGCTTTGCCAACGGGAACTTCAGCGAGGGAACGCTCAGCAACTGGAACACGGAAGGTGACGTTCAACTCGCACCCCGCAGCACGTACTTTCCCGCAGGTACTGCCCGCAACTTCACGGCGCAAAACGCTGAGCCCCAAGCTGCGGTGGTATCGAGCGCCGACTCATACCGCGTGCAGGGCACGCTCAGCAAAACCTTCAAGCCGACCAGCTGCGACACCGATCTCAAGGGGCAGGTTCGCTTCCTGTCCAATGAGTACCCCACCTGGTATGGCACCCAGTACAACGATTCGTACATGGTGACGCTCACGACGCCCTACGGCGTCCAGACGCTCGCCTCGGGCAATCTGAACAGCAGCGCTTGGCAGGGCGGACTGGGTGGGTACAGCGGGGCCACACCGGTAATTCCGATCAACATCGACCTGACACAGTTTCCTCAAGACGACGGACCGCTGCCCATGACCCTCAGTATGAGTGTGTCTGACGTAGGCGACTCGATCATTGACAGCGCAGTGGCCGTAACGGACTTCCGTCTAGAAACCGACCCGAACAAAGTGCAACTTCGCAACGTCGACCAGTTGAAGATGAAAGCGCCCGAAGTAGGGACGTGGGTGGTCGGGAACGACGAGATCCCCGCGGGCGTGCAGACGCCCTATACCACGAAGACTGAGCAGGGACTCATCGTCGTGGCGCGCGAGCGCGACGTTGTGGGTGGGAAAATCGCGTTCAACATGCCCGTGGAGGTGCAGGGCTTCGATCCGGAAAAGCATTGCAACGCCGAGGCGTACTTCCCCGAGCTGGAAAGCCAGCCCACGCGCATCACGGGCAGCACGCTGGAAATCCCCGTGAAGTATCCGGTGGGCGGGGACGTGGTTCTCGCGAGCGTCGCGGTGGAAAGCGCTGGAGGCGTCGCGGCCGCATCGACGGGGCTGCGCGCGCAGTCGGTGGAGACCCCGCAGTACGTGGCGCTCGTGTCCGCCACGGGGGCTGGCAAGCCCACCATCAAGAGCATTCCACGTCGCTACTGGGACGCATTCCGAAAGTGGTTCGACGAGGCGGACTGGGAAACCACGAAATTCTATCTGGGACTCGGATGGGATCTGATTCCCATCGTGGGGGATGGCACCGAGATCGTCAAACAAACTGTTAACTTCGCTACCGGGCGTGGAGCAGACCCAGTAGTAGCGACGTTGGCGGGCATCGGCCTGGGCCTGGACCTGATTCCCACTCCCGCCACCGAAGCGGGAGGTGCGGCGGTCAGCGCCACGCGCACCATCTATAAACTCAGCAAAACCGGCAAGGGTCTGCTTGCGGACGCGATTGAAGTGACGGTTCTCAAAGTCAAGAACGGGCAGATCACCGGTGAGCAGGCACTGGAGATCCTCAAGGGGTATCTCGGAACGTACTGGGACTTGCTGAAACTGGGCGTGAAGAACGTGGAGTGGGCGGAAACCGTGGGCATTGAGGTCGGTAAGCATATGACGGACGGCACCAATCCGGTCACGGCCGTGAAACTGATGGGCAATGGCGTCAAGAATCTTCAGAAATACGTCTCAGACGTGCCCCGCGCGCTGGGAGATATGGCGGCCACGGCACATCTACCCGGCGCCTTCGGCAACAACTCCCCATTTCGCCGGGTTCTGAACCCGAAGGCGGATGAGACGTTGGTTCGCGGGGCCATGGGCGAGATCCACCATGCTCAGAACCTGATTCAGGGCGGCGCGCGGAACGTGGAGTTTCCAGGTGAGATCAGTGCGGGCGGGTTCCTGGCAGATGTGGACGTCCGGTCAATCCTGCCCAACGGCCGGACAGCCTTCGACGACGCGAAACTGAACCTGACGGGCGTGTCCTCGTCGGCCAAGACGCAGGCGCAGCGGCTGTGCGAAGTGGCGAAGGCGAGTGGCGGCGCGCTCGCCCGCTGGGTGGTGGAGGGTGCTGTGGACATGGACGCCGTGTATACCATTGAGGGACGCGGCGTGATGGTCGTGAATGCAGCTGGGCAGCGCGTTGGCACACGTCCAGACCTGACGGAACGCCAGGTCACCTGCGGGAAGTGATCGCGGATGAGTGGCGCTCCCTACACCCTCATGCTGCTGGTGCCGTCCACGCACGCGGCGCTGCCTCCCGCGGACGTAAACCTGCGCTGGATTCAGGTTCCTGACGAGGACACCATGGACATCTGGGCGCTGCACCCGTCGTCCTGCACAGCTGCCGAATTGGACGGGTGGCACCGGGCAGCACGATTGGGTGAGGACGTGCCGCTCGTGCAGGTCGAACGCCTGCGCTCCGACCAGCGGCATGTACCGCTGGCACATCACACGCTGCTGCGCCTCTCCCTGCCCACGTCCCTGCGACGAGCGGTGCAGGGCGCTCCACGCGGCTGGGAGGTGGCCCGGCAAGTCGTGGGCCTGCTGAACGCGACCTTTGCGTGGAGCGCCTCCGAGGAGAGTCTGGACGACCTGTGGGCTCGCGGGACACTTCCCTGGACGCGGGTATGGCCCACCTTGATCTTTCACGAGGCCTTCCTGCAGACGCTTCGGCTCGACCCGCTGAACCTCGACGACATCGCTGGTGGCGGCGACGTGTTCCGCCTCCAGCGGCTCCCGTCCCACTGGCTCCTTCAAGCGCCGGAAGGGCTGGGCAATGAATCGGCCGCGACGCTGGAGGGCAGCGCCGTGGACAACGCCCTGGAGGCAGCGTTACAACGCGTGTCCATTCAGCACGACGAGGCGGTGCAGCGCTGGCTGCACGGCACTCTGCCTGCTGAGAGCATTTGACAGAAAGACGCTGTCTTTCTGTCCGAGCGGAGCGAGTGAATTCCAACGAGCAGGACGGAGAATGGAGGCATCAGGAGGCTCTGTTCCTGGTGCCATAATTCGGAGAACTGCTCTGAAGCACGCTCCTTGAGGGAAATATTTAAGGTGCCGTCCTGGCCAGCATCCGCGATGCTGGCCTTTCTGTACGCGCGTTCGCGACGCCCGCAGTGAACCTGACGCTTCACCAGCTGGTTTTCTCAGGCCTTGACGGGGGTTCCGCCGACTATCCCGGTTGAGGCCAACACCTTGCTGCAGCCCCCCGGCGGTCGTGCAGTCACTCCACGTCGGGCAGGGCGTCCACGGCCGCCTGAAGCCGCGCGCGGTTCAGTTTCGCGTAGCGGCGCGTCACGTTGCTGTTCTTGTGCCCCAGCGCCTCCTGCACTTCCTCCAGCGGCCGCCCCGCGTTCACCAGGCTCGTCGCGAACGTGTGCCGCAACTTGTGCGGCGTCGCCCGCGCGGCCGGCACGCCCGCCCGCAGCGCCACACGGTGCATCATGGCCTGCACCGTCCGCACCGGCACGGGCCGTCCCGTCTTCAGGTGCACGAACACCCGGTCGCTGCCCGCCCTGGCCTGCACGCGCCGCACCCGCAGCCACTGGTACAACGCCCGCTGCGCCGCCGCACTCAGTGGAATCAGGCGTTCCTCGTTCCCCTTGGCGGTCACCCGCACCGCCCACGGCAGCGGTTCGCCCCCCTGGTGTTGCACGTCCGTCAGCGTCAGGTTGAGCGCCTCGCTGACCCGCAGGCCTGTGCCGTACAGGAAGGTCAGGATCGCCCAGTCCCGCAGGCCCTTCTCCTCGATGGGGTTGTCCCGCGCGGCCGTCAGCAGCCGCTGCAGTTCCTCGGGGCTCAGGGGTTGGGGGAGCTTCGAGGGGAGTTTCGGGCTTTTCAGTTCCGCCGGGCCGCGCGTCATGCGTCGCCCCTCGACGTCTTCGAGGTACCGCCAGAGTTTCTTCCAGCCGGACACCAGGCGCCGCGCGCGGGCCGGGCCTGGGCGGGCGCGCTGCATGTACACCCGCAGTTCCCGCGCGCCGATCTCCTCCCAGCTGGTGACGTGCTCGAACGCGGTGAGCATCCAGTTGGCGAGCTGTTCGACGTCCGCGAGGTACTGCCGGACGGTCGCGGGACTCAGCGCCTCCTCGTGCCGCAGGTACCCCTCGAAGGCGTCGAGCACGTCGAATAAGGAGGGGGCGTCGGGGCGGCGTTCAGGGGACACTGGGGTTCACGAGGGTCAGCGTGGGGTACGCCTGGCGGTAGTGGCTGTCGTCGAGGGTGATCAGGGCGGCGCCCCGCGTGAGGCTGTGCGCGCCGATCAGGAAGTCCGCCAGGAGGCGGCGTGGCGTGCCGCCGCCGGACGCAGCCCGGCGGCGGGCGTAGGCGCGGTAGGCGGCGCCAGTCTGCTGCCAGGTGGGTTCGTCGGTCGTCCAGTCGATCTGCACGCCGCCGCGCTGGAGGAGGGCGCCCAGCGCGGCGGGGGTGGTGCCGGGGGCGGCGAGCAGTTCGGCGTAGACGCTGCCGTGGATGAGGAGCGGCCCGGCGTGCCGGAGGGTGCCGAGGGTGCGGGCGATGGTGGGGGCGCTGGGTTCACCGCCGAACAGGGCGCTGAGGACGTTCGTGTCGAGGCAGTGCGTCACGGGTCGGTGGGGCCAGGCGTGGGGGGGCTGGTCTCGCTGGGGCTCGTGTCGCTGTCGCCGCCGCGCTGCTCGCGCCAGTAGGTGCGGGCGCCGCCGGGAACGGGGGGCAGGGTGCCGATCAGTGCGGTGAAGGGGTTGTCGTCGTGCGGGGCGAGCAGGGTGATGGTGTCGCCGTCGATCTGGAAGATCAGGCCGTCGCCGCGCTTCAGGCCGAGCCGTTCGCGAACCTCGCGGGGGAGGGTGACCTGTCCTTTGCTGCTGAGTTTCGCCGTGACGTTCATGGCCTCCTCCTTACCCTGAAGTATGACGGTAAGGAACGGGCAGGCGGGTGAGTGTATGGGAGCCGGCTCGTCATGATTCACGCGCCGGCCCGTTCAGGTCGCGCAGGAGGCGCGTGAGGATCGGCGCGTGGGGCGCGGCGCGGCGGACGGTGCCGGCCAGGGCGTCGAGGTCGTCCGGGGGGAGGGTCAGACCATGGTCGCCGAGGCGGGCCTGCAACTGGTGCAGGGTGAGGCCGCCGCCGTACGTGCCGCTGGTCGCGTCCGGATCGTCGCAATTGCTGTAGAGCAGGTCGTCGCCTCGCTGGACGGTCAGGTAGAAGTATTGCAGGGGTGCGTCCCAGCCGTAGGCGATGGTGAGCCCATCGTGTTCGGTGGTCGGCATGTCAGTGAACCTGATGGGCAGGATGGCCCCGGCGCTGGAGGAGAGTGGTCAGGGTGTCGAGCATGAGGTGGGCCAGGTCGGGCATGGGGATCTCCTCTCTTCCGGGGGGCATGAAGGGGCTTTCGTCTGATTCAGAATACCATGAGACGCTTTCGTAGTGAATAAAATATTAATTTCACGCAGCTCTGAGGGTCAAGATAAAAATGCACGTCCTTCCCATCTCAGTCGGTCTTTTTCCCTGTTTCAACACACGGCTGCCCGTCCCCGCTTCACACAGACCTGCGTAAAACAGTCAGAACTTGCGTGAAACTGATGCGCTCACAGGAAGCCCAGCAAGGCCCCTCCACGCCCACCCGAGGGGTCATACACCTGACTACCCTTCAAAACGGGGCATGAGTGTGCTCAAGGTGCGCCAGGATGCGCCGGACGGATACAGCAGAAGATCCTGGAGATGATCAAGCCCGAGTCGAAACACGGACACCGCACGGTGTCCGTGTTTCTTTACTTTGGTAGCTGTTCGACGTGCCACGACCTCGCCCGTCACGCACGCCCAGATGAAGGCGACGCTGACGACCGTCAGGAGCGAAGACACTCGCTCGGGGCGCGTCAGACCCGTATCTTCCAGGTTGAACCCTCTGGTTTTCAACGCGGCGTGCAGATTTTCTGTTTGCCAGCGCAGGGCATACCGGCGCATGTTCGGCAGGGCGTGCCCCCGATACGCCAGGTACAGCATGTCACCGGCTGCGTTTTTCGTGGCCGCCACCCGCAGATTCACACCGTAGATGCGGGTCTGGCGATGCCAGACCCTGACTTCACCCACCTGAAGGTTCTTGAAGACCGCCCAGACCGGCATGCCGTGCGCGCCGATCGTGGCGCGAGCTGGGAGACGAATGCAGGGTGCAACCCCGTGCTGGTCGAGGAATCGAAACCAGTGCTGCCCAATGAATTCACGATCCGCGAGCAGGCACCGGATCTCCCGATCTGGGCAGAGCTTCAGGAAGCGCTCCACGAGCGCTTCCCGGACACAGGAACGACTGGCCCCACCGTGCGGGAGCAGTGTCCACATCAGCGGCAAACTGAACCCGTTCCACACGGCAGAGAGCAGGAGAATATTGACGTCCTGTTGGCCAAGTTTCCAGTTGGTGCGATCGAGAATGAGGTCGACTGGGCCGGGCGGGAGAAAGGACAAGGCGAATCGGGGGAACAGTGCCTCAGGAAACGGGAACTGGACGAACCGGCAGAGCCGCTGATACCGAGTCGTCAACGAGCCAGGGAGGGCAACATGCGTCTTCAGGCTGTACAGGACGACGGTGCGCGCCTGAATGACCGCCAGGATCAGGGCCGTGAAGACGACGAGGCGGCGAGCGTCCACAGGGAAAGCAGACCGCAAGGCGGTCTGCAAGGTATCGTGAGGTGGTCGGCTCCTAAGGGTTTTCATCGCAGAAATACCGTACAGGAGCCGACTTTCTGCTGCCTACTGTGCGTTTTGAAGGGTAGTCAGGTACCTGCCACCGTATTCACCGGAGTTCAATCCGATTGAGAAGGTATGGGCATACGTGAAGCGGAACGTCTTGGGGACTTTCTGCGCCAGGACGACAAAGGAACTGAGGAGACGGCTGCGTGCGGGCTGGCAGAGGATTCGGTACATAAAGTTGCCGCAGCACCTCATGGCGGCGACTTCAATTTAAACCGCCATCAATAAAAACCGACTTTTTCCCGTTGACAACACACCTTTCTAATCATGTGATTCATGAGAAATCTCCGATGGTGAGCTTCAGATACATGCGGCGACCTTACTCCTTTGAATCCTTTACCTTGAGCAAGCCGACCGGGAATTCTGGGATTCGGCAGGTCCTTAAAGCAATGCAGTGTTTGTCATATGTCATGACAAACACTGCAGCCTCTGCCCTTGTCGCTCTTTCCTAAAAGGAGTCATCGTGAAACGACGCTTTATCACCGGCATTTGCTGTTCTGTTCTGCTTCTGGCCAGCTGCAACAAAAATGAGGCACCAATTGGTAGCCAGAATGACCTGCCCTCTTCGCTCAATGCCCAAGGTGAACCCTACAGCCCCCAGATTTTTATTGGCAAAGGCGCAGACGCTGAATTCTCGAGGTTCGCCAATAAATTGCCAGGTTTCGGCGGTATGTACATTGATCCGGATGGCACACCGGTGATTTACGTCAAAAACCCAGGCCGAGATGCTCGTCTCCTGCAGGAATTACATGGTCAGGTCCAACGAATTAGTGCTCACCGAGAACGAACCAAAGGCAACAAGCCAGTCAAAAAGCAGCCTCAGAACTATGTTCTGAAAAAAGCAAACTATGATTACCGGGACTTGGCCAGCGCAAAGATCAAGCTGCGTGATCTTCTCAGTGATTCTCGTTTGACGGGCATCGATATTCGTGAAGACCTGAACATGGTGGAATTGCTGGTCAGAAGTGAGGCAGATATTCCAGGAGTGCAGGAGGCAGCCAAACGCCTCTCCCTCCCTGACCGAATGATCCACGTCACCACCCGGCCTCCTCAGCAGTACACGCGCACCCTGCGGGATAGAGCAAATCCAAATTACCCGCTCGTCGGTGGGTTACAGACGGCTGGCAACCTGACTTGCACCATGGGTTTCAACGCAACAATTGAGAAAGATGGTGTCTCCAAGTACGGCATGATCACCGCCTCGCACTGCTCGGACAACTCCATCGGTGTTGTTACTGGCACCCGCTTCGTTCAGCCGCTGAACTATGGCTTTTACGACACGATAGGGTATGAAACCGTTGATCCGGCCACGTTCCCGTGTGCGAAATCGGCCAAATGTCGGTATAGCGATTCTATCTTTATTGAGTATCAACCTAACCTCATCACCAACCCCAGCGCTCTTGCCGCCCCGACGTCCCTTTCGAACAGCAGTTCATTCAACTTGAATATTTACGAAGATAGCTTCTACTTTATTCAAAC contains:
- the mazE gene encoding type II toxin-antitoxin system MazE family antitoxin, producing the protein MNVTAKLSSKGQVTLPREVRERLGLKRGDGLIFQIDGDTITLLAPHDDNPFTALIGTLPPVPGGARTYWREQRGGDSDTSPSETSPPTPGPTDP
- a CDS encoding IS4 family transposase, with product MKTLRSRPPHDTLQTALRSAFPVDARRLVVFTALILAVIQARTVVLYSLKTHVALPGSLTTRYQRLCRFVQFPFPEALFPRFALSFLPPGPVDLILDRTNWKLGQQDVNILLLSAVWNGFSLPLMWTLLPHGGASRSCVREALVERFLKLCPDREIRCLLADREFIGQHWFRFLDQHGVAPCIRLPARATIGAHGMPVWAVFKNLQVGEVRVWHRQTRIYGVNLRVAATKNAAGDMLYLAYRGHALPNMRRYALRWQTENLHAALKTRGFNLEDTGLTRPERVSSLLTVVSVAFIWACVTGEVVARRTATKVKKHGHRAVSVFRLGLDHLQDLLLYPSGASWRTLSTLMPRFEG
- a CDS encoding type II toxin-antitoxin system VapC family toxin, translated to MTHCLDTNVLSALFGGEPSAPTIARTLGTLRHAGPLLIHGSVYAELLAAPGTTPAALGALLQRGGVQIDWTTDEPTWQQTGAAYRAYARRRAASGGGTPRRLLADFLIGAHSLTRGAALITLDDSHYRQAYPTLTLVNPSVP
- a CDS encoding carboxypeptidase-like regulatory domain-containing protein, yielding MKHKAQLACSVLTSLLFASCTQAPTPETAKSDASMLKGDDPSVFQQRGQPIRLGSQSIGLQSSNTPVSSIKYLPQAAAPFGPKTYTRQTGAPQTISDTFSAEAGSSLITFDVQGVSAGEVVLNGAPLLTPSDFNGHNAKLERQVTLAKKNTLTVNLAGTPGTSLTVTTQAARPAPLTGRLVDASGQPLAGLVTVQFIEGGQTATAQVDASGVFSFDTLPSTGKFIVSGESADLYGSLSGALSAKTGQAQVQLVLNPQGNSIVRGTVRSESGAPVPNALVTLSFAERPLTKTVVSDANGTYVVDQLPNYGSLAVTAYDPVTSVSATKFSYLVYAGQTQAVDLVVKPMPIVQPGFANGNFSEGTLSNWNTEGDVQLAPRSTYFPAGTARNFTAQNAEPQAAVVSSADSYRVQGTLSKTFKPTSCDTDLKGQVRFLSNEYPTWYGTQYNDSYMVTLTTPYGVQTLASGNLNSSAWQGGLGGYSGATPVIPINIDLTQFPQDDGPLPMTLSMSVSDVGDSIIDSAVAVTDFRLETDPNKVQLRNVDQLKMKAPEVGTWVVGNDEIPAGVQTPYTTKTEQGLIVVARERDVVGGKIAFNMPVEVQGFDPEKHCNAEAYFPELESQPTRITGSTLEIPVKYPVGGDVVLASVAVESAGGVAAASTGLRAQSVETPQYVALVSATGAGKPTIKSIPRRYWDAFRKWFDEADWETTKFYLGLGWDLIPIVGDGTEIVKQTVNFATGRGADPVVATLAGIGLGLDLIPTPATEAGGAAVSATRTIYKLSKTGKGLLADAIEVTVLKVKNGQITGEQALEILKGYLGTYWDLLKLGVKNVEWAETVGIEVGKHMTDGTNPVTAVKLMGNGVKNLQKYVSDVPRALGDMAATAHLPGAFGNNSPFRRVLNPKADETLVRGAMGEIHHAQNLIQGGARNVEFPGEISAGGFLADVDVRSILPNGRTAFDDAKLNLTGVSSSAKTQAQRLCEVAKASGGALARWVVEGAVDMDAVYTIEGRGVMVVNAAGQRVGTRPDLTERQVTCGK
- a CDS encoding tyrosine-type recombinase/integrase; translated protein: MSPERRPDAPSLFDVLDAFEGYLRHEEALSPATVRQYLADVEQLANWMLTAFEHVTSWEEIGARELRVYMQRARPGPARARRLVSGWKKLWRYLEDVEGRRMTRGPAELKSPKLPSKLPQPLSPEELQRLLTAARDNPIEEKGLRDWAILTFLYGTGLRVSEALNLTLTDVQHQGGEPLPWAVRVTAKGNEERLIPLSAAAQRALYQWLRVRRVQARAGSDRVFVHLKTGRPVPVRTVQAMMHRVALRAGVPAARATPHKLRHTFATSLVNAGRPLEEVQEALGHKNSNVTRRYAKLNRARLQAAVDALPDVE